From the Acidobacteriota bacterium genome, one window contains:
- a CDS encoding aminopeptidase translates to MNSAELGRLLDTVFAPQESDHGIALLVDLPDEARPDHPAWRRRRELADEWHRELKVVARERSLGPVSLFRFPNVRGNNADLPESARRSDSEGQDGPSESFETIFKTHSLFIAMTEFSATAPMKLAARRFGFRAATMPGFSEAMIPALRLDFVEIDQRCAALKARLDVADAAELIFEVEGTHHTLCLDLRHREATSSSGRLVQAGIAGNLPSGETYIVPYEGERDGDCSRTTGTMPLELDGELIYYRFERNQVVEVVGDGPVAAAERRHLDAEPGYRNLAELGLGVLGDYGIQPIGEILLDEKLGLHLALGRSDHFGGATGVESFSAPDKVVHIDRVYLPELQPRVRVRRVTLSREDPTVERILEDLLMQDGGYV, encoded by the coding sequence GTGAATTCCGCTGAACTGGGACGCCTGCTAGACACGGTGTTTGCACCGCAAGAATCAGATCATGGCATCGCGCTACTGGTGGACCTGCCGGATGAGGCGAGACCCGACCATCCCGCGTGGAGGCGACGACGAGAGCTGGCCGATGAATGGCACCGCGAATTGAAGGTGGTGGCCCGGGAGCGGTCACTCGGGCCGGTATCGCTATTTCGTTTCCCGAACGTCCGCGGCAACAACGCGGATCTTCCGGAGAGCGCCCGCCGATCGGATTCAGAGGGACAAGACGGACCGAGCGAGTCGTTCGAGACGATTTTCAAGACACACTCCCTTTTCATTGCCATGACCGAGTTTTCGGCGACTGCACCGATGAAGTTGGCGGCACGTCGTTTCGGGTTTCGCGCGGCAACGATGCCGGGATTCAGTGAAGCCATGATCCCGGCGCTGCGTCTGGACTTCGTCGAGATCGATCAACGATGCGCAGCGCTCAAGGCTCGGTTGGATGTCGCCGATGCCGCTGAATTGATCTTCGAGGTCGAAGGCACTCATCACACCCTGTGTCTCGATCTTCGGCACCGTGAAGCGACATCGAGCAGCGGGCGTCTGGTCCAGGCGGGGATCGCGGGCAATCTTCCATCCGGCGAGACGTATATCGTGCCTTACGAAGGAGAGCGTGACGGCGATTGTTCTCGAACGACCGGAACGATGCCTCTGGAGCTCGACGGTGAGTTGATCTACTACCGTTTCGAACGCAATCAGGTCGTCGAGGTCGTCGGTGACGGACCCGTGGCCGCAGCCGAGAGGCGTCATCTCGATGCCGAACCGGGTTACCGTAATCTCGCAGAGCTCGGTCTTGGGGTTCTCGGGGACTACGGGATCCAACCCATCGGGGAGATTCTCCTCGATGAGAAACTGGGGCTGCATCTCGCGCTTGGTCGTAGTGACCATTTCGGTGGGGCGACGGGTGTGGAGAGTTTCTCCGCGCCCGACAAGGTCGTTCATATCGACCGGGTCTATCTTCCGGAACTCCAGCCGCGAGTGCGGGTTCGACGGGTGACACTCTCCCGCGAAGACCCGACGGTCGAACGAATCCTCGAGGACCTACTGATGCAGGACGGGGGATACGTCTGA